Proteins from one Amycolatopsis endophytica genomic window:
- a CDS encoding 4-hydroxybenzoate 3-monooxygenase — protein sequence MGARSGVVVVGAGPAGLALANVLRDKGISCVVIEEQTRAFIEARPRAGFIEEWAVRALDERGLASGLLDKAPSQGRFEFRFENGRHPFSYEQWAGQRHFVYPQQLLVTDLVGRYADTGGAIEFGVRDVVLHDVDSTAPAVTFTAADGTAKRLDCDFVAGCDGAQGVSRHHLDGNLLTHDYGIGWLALLAQAPPSADGVLFGIHARGFAAHMARTDTVTRFYLQCPPGDSEDNWPHERVWSELHQRLGVPDGPLIEGELIEKRVLDMHNYVVEPMARGRLFLAGESAHLVAPIAAKGLNLALHDAFHLAEAIEAHYGGDDGPLTRYSDTCLARVWQYQEFSQWLSDIFHSSTLDPPADPFRARLAQARLRRLLGSPAAAASFSEIYIGKAADF from the coding sequence GTGGGCGCGCGGAGCGGGGTTGTCGTCGTCGGGGCCGGGCCCGCTGGGCTGGCCCTCGCCAACGTGCTGCGGGACAAGGGCATCTCCTGCGTGGTGATCGAGGAGCAGACCCGCGCGTTCATCGAGGCGCGCCCGCGTGCCGGGTTCATCGAGGAGTGGGCCGTCCGCGCGCTGGACGAGCGCGGCTTGGCGAGCGGTCTGCTGGACAAGGCGCCCAGCCAGGGCCGGTTCGAGTTCCGCTTCGAGAACGGCCGCCACCCTTTCTCCTACGAACAGTGGGCGGGACAACGGCATTTCGTCTACCCGCAGCAGCTCCTCGTCACCGACCTCGTCGGGCGCTACGCCGACACGGGGGGCGCCATCGAGTTCGGGGTGCGTGACGTCGTCCTGCACGACGTCGACTCGACGGCACCGGCGGTCACCTTCACCGCCGCCGACGGCACCGCGAAGCGCCTGGACTGCGACTTCGTCGCCGGCTGCGACGGCGCCCAGGGCGTCAGCCGCCACCACCTCGACGGCAACCTCCTCACCCACGATTACGGCATCGGCTGGCTCGCGCTGCTCGCGCAGGCCCCGCCGAGCGCGGACGGTGTGCTGTTCGGCATCCACGCGCGCGGGTTCGCCGCCCATATGGCCCGCACCGACACCGTCACCCGCTTCTACCTGCAGTGCCCGCCCGGCGACTCGGAGGACAACTGGCCGCACGAGCGCGTCTGGTCCGAGCTGCACCAGCGCCTCGGCGTGCCGGACGGGCCGCTCATCGAGGGCGAGCTGATCGAGAAACGCGTGCTGGACATGCACAACTACGTCGTCGAGCCGATGGCCCGCGGCCGCCTGTTCCTGGCGGGCGAATCGGCGCACCTGGTCGCGCCGATCGCGGCGAAGGGCCTCAACCTCGCCCTGCACGACGCGTTCCATCTCGCCGAAGCGATCGAGGCGCACTACGGCGGCGACGACGGCCCGCTGACGCGCTACTCCGACACCTGCCTGGCCCGCGTGTGGCAATACCAGGAGTTCTCGCAGTGGCTGTCGGACATCTTCCACAGCTCCACCCTCGACCCGCCCGCCGACCCGTTCCGTGCCCGGCTCGCCCAGGCCCGCCTGCGGCGCCTGCTCGGCTCGCCCGCCGCGGCGGCCTCCTTCTCCGAGATCTACATCGGCAAGGCCGCCGACTTCTAG
- a CDS encoding DUF6292 family protein yields the protein MYPEFEHAAATGLRRYVGTVAEELGCSGEAYYAHLDPPPAYAYLALDDRLPDHPGQDTALVWNEYDGWGVVTESLTGHELSVVCHLGGELLPPPEAVAKFVGEVFAGQRFDGGPVGTTDGARLRRHLATYAIPYQGTVAHRPGRPVEQVRRRPTR from the coding sequence ATGTATCCGGAATTCGAGCACGCGGCGGCCACCGGGCTGCGCCGGTACGTCGGCACGGTCGCCGAGGAGCTGGGGTGCAGCGGCGAGGCCTACTACGCCCACCTGGACCCGCCGCCGGCCTACGCCTATCTCGCGCTCGACGACCGGCTGCCCGACCACCCCGGCCAGGACACGGCGCTGGTGTGGAACGAGTACGACGGCTGGGGCGTGGTGACCGAGTCGCTGACCGGCCACGAGCTGAGCGTGGTGTGCCACCTGGGCGGTGAGCTGCTGCCGCCGCCCGAGGCGGTGGCGAAGTTCGTGGGCGAGGTGTTCGCCGGGCAGCGCTTCGACGGCGGCCCCGTCGGCACCACGGACGGCGCCAGGCTCCGCCGTCACCTGGCCACCTACGCGATCCCGTACCAGGGCACGGTCGCGCACCGGCCCGGGCGGCCCGTCGAGCAGGTCCGCCGCCGCCCCACCCGCTGA
- the metH gene encoding methionine synthase — MDTTTALREILDQRVAVLDGAWGTMLQGAGLTPADYRGELITDEHPKDVTGDPDLLNLTRPDVILDVHRQYLTAGADITTTNTFTATSIGQADYGLQHLVHEMNVRGARLARQAADEAGGKLVAGSIGPLNVTLSLSPKVDEPAYRAVTFDEVRQAYAEQIAGLAEGGVDLLLIETIFDTLNCKAAIAAAREVAPHLPLWISVTIVDLSGRTLSGQTVEAFWSAIEHARPLVVGVNCSLGAEEMRPHVEQLSRLAGTYVACHPNAGLPNAFGGYDQTPDETAAMLGEFAGSGMVNIVGGCCGTGPDHIAKIAQAVAGAAPRVVPPPRTHTRFSGLEPFDLGADTGFVMIGERTNVTGSAKFRRLIESGDYQAAVDVALDQVRGGANLLDVNMDADLLDSEQAMTTFLNLIATEPEVARIPVMVDSSRWSVLEAGLKCVQGKGVVNSISLKEGEEQFLRQARRVRDYGAGVVVMAFDEKGQADTTQRKVEICARAYDLLTREAGFPPEDIVFDPNVLAVATGISEHNGYAKAFIEALPLIKERCPGARTSGGISNLSFSFRGNDVVREAMHSAFLFHAVRAGLDMGIVNAGQLAVYEDIPAELLELVEDVLFDRRADATDRLVEFAETVRGQGRKRVVDLSWREAPVAERLRHALVHGIVDYIEEDTEEARQDFPRPLEVIEGPLMDGMKTVGDLFGSGKMFLPQVVKSARVMKRSVAYLEPFMEREKEEARLAGRMQTERGNGKIVLATVKGDVHDIGKNIVGVVLGCNNYEVIDLGVMVPAAQILDTAVAENADAVGLSGLITPSLDEMVSVAAEMQRRGLKIPLLIGGATTSRQHTAVRIAPAYDTTTVHVLDASRVVGVVSDLLDTDRAMVLDETNRAEQERLREQHANKQRRPMLTLEKARANPERVSFDELPVPSFTGVRAVSPGLPALREMIDWQFLFLAWELKGKYPAILDQPVARELFEDANALLDEIVDQGLLEARGAYGFWPAHSEGDDILLDNGVRFPMLRQQTSKPDGRANRCLADYIAPAGDHLGGFAVTVHGAEDLARHYEAQQDDYRAIMVKALADRLAEAFAEYIHLQARREWFEPDAKPALEDLHAERFRGIRPALGYPASPDHSQKRELFELLRASDLGLALTESFAMTPAASVSGLIFAHPDSRYFTVGRLGRDQVTDYAARRGLPQAEIEKWLRPNLDYDPAE; from the coding sequence GTGGACACGACGACGGCTCTGCGCGAGATCCTCGACCAGCGGGTGGCCGTGCTCGACGGTGCCTGGGGCACGATGCTGCAGGGAGCCGGTCTCACCCCGGCCGACTACCGCGGCGAGCTGATCACCGACGAGCACCCCAAGGACGTCACCGGCGACCCGGACCTGCTCAACCTCACCCGCCCCGACGTCATCCTCGACGTCCACCGCCAGTACCTCACCGCGGGCGCGGACATCACCACCACCAACACCTTCACCGCGACGAGCATCGGCCAGGCCGACTACGGGCTGCAGCACCTCGTGCACGAGATGAACGTGCGCGGTGCGCGGCTGGCGCGGCAGGCCGCCGACGAAGCAGGCGGGAAGCTCGTCGCCGGCTCGATCGGCCCGCTCAACGTCACGCTGTCGCTGTCGCCGAAGGTCGACGAGCCCGCCTACCGCGCGGTGACCTTCGACGAGGTCCGCCAGGCCTACGCCGAGCAGATCGCCGGGCTCGCCGAGGGCGGTGTCGACCTGCTGCTGATCGAGACGATCTTCGACACCCTCAACTGCAAGGCCGCCATCGCCGCCGCGCGCGAGGTCGCCCCGCACCTGCCGTTGTGGATCTCGGTGACGATCGTCGACCTGTCCGGCCGCACCCTGTCCGGGCAGACCGTCGAGGCGTTCTGGAGCGCGATCGAGCACGCGCGCCCGCTCGTCGTGGGCGTCAACTGCTCGCTGGGCGCGGAGGAGATGCGTCCGCACGTCGAGCAGCTGTCCCGCCTGGCGGGCACCTACGTCGCCTGCCACCCCAACGCCGGCCTGCCCAACGCCTTCGGCGGCTACGACCAGACCCCGGACGAAACCGCCGCCATGCTCGGTGAATTCGCGGGCAGCGGCATGGTCAACATCGTCGGCGGCTGCTGCGGTACCGGCCCGGACCACATCGCGAAGATCGCCCAGGCCGTCGCCGGTGCCGCCCCGCGCGTGGTGCCGCCGCCGCGCACGCACACCCGGTTCAGCGGGCTGGAGCCGTTCGACCTCGGCGCGGACACCGGGTTCGTGATGATCGGCGAGCGCACCAACGTCACCGGCTCGGCGAAGTTCCGCCGCCTCATCGAGTCCGGCGATTACCAGGCCGCCGTCGACGTCGCGCTGGACCAGGTGCGCGGCGGCGCGAACCTGCTCGACGTCAACATGGACGCCGATCTGCTCGACTCCGAGCAGGCGATGACGACGTTCCTCAACCTGATCGCCACCGAGCCCGAGGTCGCGCGCATCCCGGTGATGGTCGACAGTTCGCGCTGGAGCGTGCTGGAGGCCGGGCTCAAGTGCGTGCAGGGCAAGGGCGTGGTCAACTCGATCAGCCTCAAGGAGGGTGAGGAGCAGTTCCTGCGCCAGGCCCGCCGCGTCCGCGACTACGGCGCCGGTGTGGTCGTGATGGCCTTCGACGAGAAGGGCCAGGCCGACACCACGCAGCGCAAGGTGGAGATCTGCGCCCGCGCCTACGACCTGCTCACCCGTGAGGCCGGGTTCCCGCCCGAGGACATCGTCTTCGACCCCAACGTGCTCGCCGTCGCCACCGGCATCTCCGAGCACAACGGCTACGCCAAGGCGTTCATCGAGGCGCTGCCGCTGATCAAGGAACGCTGCCCGGGCGCCCGCACCAGCGGCGGTATCTCCAACCTGTCGTTCTCCTTCCGCGGCAACGACGTCGTGCGTGAGGCGATGCACTCGGCGTTCCTGTTCCACGCGGTGCGCGCGGGACTGGACATGGGCATCGTCAACGCCGGTCAGCTCGCCGTCTACGAGGACATCCCGGCCGAGCTGCTCGAACTGGTCGAGGACGTGCTGTTCGACCGCCGCGCCGACGCCACCGACCGGCTGGTCGAGTTCGCCGAGACCGTCCGTGGCCAGGGCCGCAAGCGCGTCGTGGACCTGTCCTGGCGCGAGGCGCCGGTGGCGGAGCGGCTGCGGCACGCGCTGGTGCACGGCATCGTCGACTACATCGAAGAGGACACCGAAGAAGCGCGGCAGGACTTCCCGCGGCCGCTGGAGGTCATCGAAGGCCCGCTGATGGACGGCATGAAGACCGTCGGCGACCTGTTCGGCTCGGGCAAGATGTTCCTGCCGCAGGTGGTCAAGAGCGCGCGCGTGATGAAGCGGTCGGTCGCCTACCTGGAACCGTTCATGGAGCGGGAGAAGGAGGAGGCGCGGCTGGCCGGGCGCATGCAGACCGAGCGCGGCAACGGCAAGATCGTGCTGGCCACCGTCAAGGGCGACGTGCACGACATCGGCAAGAACATCGTCGGCGTCGTGCTGGGCTGCAACAACTACGAGGTGATCGACCTCGGCGTGATGGTGCCCGCGGCCCAGATCCTGGACACGGCGGTCGCCGAGAACGCCGACGCGGTCGGGCTGTCCGGCCTGATCACGCCGTCGCTGGACGAGATGGTCTCGGTGGCCGCCGAGATGCAGCGCCGTGGCCTGAAGATCCCGCTGCTGATCGGCGGGGCGACCACGTCCCGGCAGCACACCGCGGTACGGATCGCGCCCGCCTACGACACGACGACGGTGCACGTGCTCGACGCGTCCCGGGTCGTCGGGGTGGTGTCGGACCTGCTGGACACCGACCGGGCGATGGTGCTGGACGAGACCAACCGTGCCGAGCAGGAGCGGCTGCGCGAGCAGCACGCGAACAAGCAGCGCCGCCCGATGCTCACGCTGGAGAAGGCACGGGCCAACCCGGAGCGCGTGTCGTTCGACGAGCTGCCGGTCCCCTCGTTCACCGGGGTGCGCGCGGTCTCGCCAGGGCTGCCCGCGTTGCGCGAGATGATCGACTGGCAGTTCCTGTTCCTGGCCTGGGAACTCAAGGGCAAGTACCCGGCGATCCTGGACCAGCCGGTGGCGCGCGAACTGTTCGAGGACGCCAACGCGCTGCTGGACGAGATCGTGGACCAGGGCCTGCTGGAGGCCCGTGGCGCCTACGGTTTCTGGCCCGCGCACAGCGAGGGCGACGACATCCTGCTGGACAACGGTGTGCGGTTCCCGATGCTGCGCCAGCAGACGTCCAAACCGGACGGTCGTGCGAACCGCTGCCTCGCGGACTACATCGCACCGGCAGGCGATCACCTGGGCGGTTTCGCGGTGACCGTGCACGGGGCGGAGGACCTGGCGCGCCACTACGAGGCCCAGCAGGACGACTACCGGGCGATCATGGTGAAGGCGCTGGCCGACCGCCTGGCGGAGGCGTTCGCCGAGTACATCCACCTCCAGGCGCGGCGCGAGTGGTTCGAGCCGGACGCGAAGCCCGCGCTGGAGGACCTGCACGCCGAACGCTTCCGCGGCATCCGCCCCGCGCTCGGATACCCGGCCAGCCCCGACCACAGCCAGAAGCGGGAGCTGTTCGAGCTGCTGCGGGCCTCGGACCTGGGCCTCGCCCTGACGGAATCCTTCGCGATGACCCCCGCCGCGAGCGTCAGTGGCCTGATCTTCGCCCACCCGGATTCCCGGTACTTCACGGTGGGCCGCCTCGGACGTGACCAGGTCACCGACTACGCCGCCCGCCGCGGTCTGCCGCAGGCGGAAATCGAGAAGTGGTTGCGGCCGAACCTGGACTACGATCCCGCGGAGTGA